The proteins below come from a single Rosa rugosa chromosome 2, drRosRugo1.1, whole genome shotgun sequence genomic window:
- the LOC133731678 gene encoding large ribosomal subunit protein uL11, with amino-acid sequence MPPKFDPSQVVEVYVRVTGGEVGAASSLAPKIGPLGLSPKKIGEDIAKETAKDWKGLRVTVKLTVQNRQAKVSVVPSAAALVIKALKEPERDRKKVKNIKHSGNISLDDVIEIAKIMKNRSMAKDLSGTVKEILGTCVSVGCTVDGKDPKDLQQEITDGDVEVPLD; translated from the coding sequence ATGCCGCCCAAGTTCGATCCCTCCCAGGTCGTCGAGGTCTACGTCCGCGTCACCGGAGGCGAGGTCGGCGCCGCCAGTTCGCTGGCTCCCAAGATCGGTCCTCTCGGTCTCTCCCCAAAGAAGATCGGAGAAGACATCGCGAAGGAGACCGCCAAGGACTGGAAGGGTCTGCGCGTCACTGTCAAGCTTACCGTCCAGAACCGTCAGGCGAAGGTCTCGGTGGTCCCCTCCGCCGCCGCCCTGGTCATCAAGGCCCTCAAGGAGCCGGAGCGCGACCGCAAGAAGGTCAAGAACATCAAGCACAGCGGCAACATCAGCCTCGACGATGTGATCGAAATCGCCAAGATCATGAAGAACCGCTCGATGGCGAAGGATCTCAGTGGTACCGTGAAAGAGATCCTGGGTACCTGCGTCTCCGTGGGCTGCACCGTCGACGGCAAGGATCCGAAGGACCTGCAGCAGGAGATCACAGATGGCGATGTCGAGGTCCCACTCGACTGA
- the LOC133730519 gene encoding uncharacterized protein LOC133730519, protein MAKVLIKPEDPEFTSIPNEILNNSRYMPHFKDCIGVIDGVHVQASISPWWEGTAHDSRVFLSAFRNPRSNFTKPPNGKYYVVDAGYPQMKGFLGPYKDMLNNIVILMKVKNYSSDDNNDEMKDNAYEEDGPGRQEMEMLRNTIA, encoded by the exons ATGGCGAAAGTGCTCATAAAGCCAGAGGATCCCGAATTTACAAGCATCCCAAATGAAATTCTAAATAACTCAAGATACATGCCTCATTTTAAG GATTGTATTGGCGTTATTGATGGTGTTCATGTTCAAGCTTCGATTTCTCCAT GGTGGGAAGGCACTGCCCATGACAGTAGAGTATTCTTATCGGCTTTCCGCAATCCTCGATCGAATTTTACTAAACCTCCAAATG GAAAATATTATGTGGTGGATGCCGGATACCCACAAATGAAAGGTTTTTTAGGACCGTATAAAG ATATGCTCAACAATATCGTGATTTTGATGAAAGTGAAAAATTACTCAAGTGATGACAACAATGATGAGATGAAAGACAATGCATATGAAGAAGATGGTCCGGGAAGACAAGAAATGGAGATGTTAAGAAATACAATTGCATAA
- the LOC133727968 gene encoding L10-interacting MYB domain-containing protein-like, producing MGKTKSTGTENEGSGKPKTTWPDEVVAIFCDIAVKEVAKGNRPGTHFDKKGWSNVIKAFKELTGRDYDKRQLKNKWDSLKNDWKLWSSLLHKETGIGWDPTRKTVDAPADWWESKIQINPEYRKFRDVGISPEMMAVYDNMFRGSTALGHFVMIPSASIDIEEVVEDSEHNVISIDDEEIDQQGNEPRGKKRTTVECQTGPNKEKKDKGVMGGPKGKKEKVGGATQLSKQIDRLVEVVESRSTTTSVRNTSTEQGTSIQEVMRVVATLPGAETGTKLWWFATELFCCQEKREMFSIMTDDDLKLQFLILNQKKAEN from the exons ATGGGAAAGACGAAATCCACCGGTACTGAAAATGAGGGATCTGGAAAACCAAAAACCACATGGCCTGATGAGGTAGTAGCTATATTTTGTGATATAGCTGTTAAGGAAGTGGCCAAGGGAAACCGACCTGGTACACATTTTGACAAAAAGGGATGGTCAAATGTTATCAAGGCCTTTAAGGAGTTAACCGGAAGGGATTATGATAAAAGGCAATTGAAAAATAAGTGGGATTCACTTAAAAATGATTGGAAATTATGGAGTTCACTATTGCATAAGGAAACTGGTATTGGATGGGATCCGACTAGGAAGACTGTCGATGCACCTGCTGACTGGTGGGAATCCAAAATTCAG ATCAATCCAGAGTATCGCAAATTTCGTGATGTTGGAATTAGTCCTGAAATGATGGCTGTTTATGATAACATGTTTAGGGGTAGCACAGCCCTAGGTCACTTTGTCATGATTCCCTCAGCTTCAATAGATATTGAAGAGGTGGTGGAGGATTCTGAGCATAATGTAATTTCCATTGATGATGAGGAGATAGACCAACAAGGTAATGAACCAAGAGGGAAAAAGAGAACAACTGTGGAGTGCCAAACTGGGcctaataaagaaaaaaaagataaaggAGTTATGGGAGGGCCAAAGGGGAAGAAAGAAAAGGTGGGAGGTGCAACTCAATTGTCTAAACAAATTGATCGTCTTGTTGAAGTAGTCGAGAGTAGGAGTACAACTACATCTGTCCGTAATACTAGTACTGAACAAGGAACTAGTATTCAGGAGGTGATGCGAGTTGTTGCAACTTTACCAGGAGCAGAAACTGGTACCAAGCTGTGGTGGTTTGCAACAGAGTTGTTCTGCTGTCAAGAGAAGCGAGAGATGTTTTCTATTATGACAGATGATGATCTCAAGCTCCAGTTTCTGATTCTTAATCAGAAAAAAGCTGAAAATTAA
- the LOC133733834 gene encoding uncharacterized protein LOC133733834: MARRKLSKTKRILLMLDNIKDLLNFVVMIYIMMYIIAERHYRKYRLKSPSFYDALSRIGNVQRMVYASDVRCINSLRMDRHTFSLLCSMLRTSGKLRDTRNVSVDEMVAMFLHILAYHEKNRIIQDRFLRSGETISRYFNAVLRAVLCLQGQLLKTPEPVPENSSDEKWKWFKNCLGALDGTYIRVHVTEADKPRYRSRKNEIATNVLGVCSQDMKFIYVLPG, translated from the exons ATGGCTCGTAGAAAGTTGTCGAAGACAAAAAGGATTCTTCTAATGCTGGACAATATTAAGGATTTGCTTAACTTTGTCGTGATGATATACATTATGATGTATATCATTGCAGAAAGACATTATCGGAAGTATAGATTGAAATCACCATCTTTTTATGATGCTTTGTCAAGAATTGGAAATGTTCAACGAATGGTGTATGCAAGCGATGTAAGATGCATAAACAGTCTCCGCATGGATAGGCATACATTTAGCTTATTGTGCTCTATGTTACGCACATCTGGTAAATTAAGAGACACAAGAAATGTATCTGTAGATGAAATGGTGGCTATGTTCTTGCATATTCTTGCGTACCATGAAAAGAACAGAATCATACAAGATAGATTTTTGCGTTCTGGGGAAACAATTAGCAGATATTTTAACGCGGTATTAAGAGCAGTCCTATGTCTACAAGGACAATTGTTAAAAACACCAGAACCTGTTCCAGAAAACTCATCTGATGAGAAGTGGAAATGGTTTAAG AATTGTCTCGGGGCGCTAGATGGGACATATATTAGAGTACATGTGACAGAAGCGGACAAGCCTAGGTACCGAAGTAGGAAGAATGAAATTGCTACTAATGTCTTGGGAGTATGCTCCCAAGATATGAAATTCATTTATGTGTTACCTGGTTAG